The following are encoded together in the Myxocyprinus asiaticus isolate MX2 ecotype Aquarium Trade chromosome 7, UBuf_Myxa_2, whole genome shotgun sequence genome:
- the LOC127443543 gene encoding uncharacterized protein LOC127443543 — protein sequence MEAATQPDPLPAASVKSVQYPATTALSIPLPAAATLLDTTPTADFLLDPCPAATTKPDPYSAPTTADDPIQSDPCQAATQAQSSDPCQAAATQSSDPCSAPSAQSSDPLSSGHHPVCCPSCPYHPPHGLPRSLPQAFSPAAGPHPYLNPPPRPPDPAPYLDSHLWMPDTVPFLRPTSRPPDPAPFLKPPPWSLPPVPPWTALPVSTWFPSFSSLSFVLSVLC from the coding sequence ATGGAGGCCGCCACCCAGCCTGACCCTTTGCCAGCAGCCTCTGTTAAATCTGTCCAGTACCCAGCGACCACCGCTCTGTCGATCCCCCTCCCAGCGGCTGCCACCCTGCTGGATACCACACCAACAGCTGACTTCCTTCttgacccctgtccagcagccACCACTAAGCCTGACCCCTACTCAGCACCCACCACCGCAGATGACCCTATCCAGTCTGACCCCTGCCAAGCAGCCACTCAAGCCCAGTCTTCTGACCCCTGTCAAGCAGCCGCCACCCAGTCTTCTGACCCCTGTTCAGCTCCCTCCGCTCAGTCTTCTGACCCCCTGTCCAGTGGCCACCACCCAGTCTGCTGCCCTTCCTGTCCTTACCACCCTCCTCACGGCCTCCCTCGTTCACTTCCTCAGGCCTTTTCCCCGGCCGCTGGACCACACCCCTACCTAaaccctcctcccaggcctccggaccCTGCTCCCTACCTGGATTCACATCTCTGGATGCCAGACACTGTACCTTTCCTGAGGCCCACTTCCAGGCCTCCAGACCCTGCTCCCTTCCTTAAACCTCCTCCCTGGTCCCTCCCACCGGTTCCACCTTGGACTGCCCTGCCAGTTTCTACCTGGTTTCCCTCCTTTTCCtccctttcttttgttctttctgttCTTTGTTAG